A stretch of Microtus pennsylvanicus isolate mMicPen1 chromosome 5, mMicPen1.hap1, whole genome shotgun sequence DNA encodes these proteins:
- the Frat2 gene encoding GSK-3-binding protein FRAT2: MPCRREEEEEAGDEAEGEDDDDSFLLLQQSVTLGGSADVDQLIAQIGETLQLDAAHDDPVSPCAAPGPPPPPPPPRVVAALPADKALVPARRLLRAAASAEAGDPAPPGAVRCVLGERGRVRGRAAPYCVAELSGGASALSGLGRRGWLPGAVTSRRIQQRRWAPGGARAGDDDPHRLLQQLVLSGNLIKEAVRRLQRAVAAVAATSPASAPGSVSGRSGPDSVTLQPSGTWL, from the coding sequence ATGCCGTGccggagggaggaggaggaggaagccggCGACGAGGCGGAGGGGGAGGACGACGACGACAGCTTCCTTCTGCTGCAGCAGTCGGTGACTCTGGGCGGCTCGGCCGACGTGGACCAGCTCATCGCCCAGATCGGCGAAACGCTGCAGCTGGACGCGGCGCACGACGACCCGGTCTCGCCGTGTGCTGCCCCAGGtcccccgccccctcctccgCCCCCGCGAGTCGTGGCGGCGCTGCCGGCGGACAAGGCCCTGGTCCCGGCTAGGCGGCTGCTGCGAGCGGCCGCGTCTGCGGAGGCCGGGGACCCAGCGCCCCCGGGGGCGGTGCGCTGCGTGCTAGGAGAGCGCGGGCGCGTGCGGGGTCGGGCGGCTCCCTACTGCGTGGCCGAGCTCTCTGGGGGCGCCAGCGCGCTTTCCGGGCTGGGGCGGCGGGGGTGGCTCCCGGGTGCCGTGACATCTCGGCGAATCCAGCAGCGGCGGTGGGCTCCCGGCGGAGCGCGTGCTGGCGACGACGACCCACACCGGCTCCTGCAGCAGCTCGTGCTCTCGGGAAACCTCATCAAGGAGGCGGTGCGCAGGCTCCAGCGAGCGGTTGCGGCGGTCGCCGCCACGAGCCCCGCGAGCGCCCCGGGGTCCGTGAGTGGCCGAAGCGGACCGGACTCAGTCACCTTGCAGCCCTCGGGCACCTGGCTCTGA